Proteins found in one Oxyura jamaicensis isolate SHBP4307 breed ruddy duck unplaced genomic scaffold, BPBGC_Ojam_1.0 oxyUn_random_OJ71484, whole genome shotgun sequence genomic segment:
- the MCL1 gene encoding induced myeloid leukemia cell differentiation protein Mcl-1, giving the protein MLRKLEIKKEEDLQSVGEVAALVFSDGVTNWGRVVTLISFGAFVAKHLKSIKQEKCIGPLARIITDALVSSKREWLTSQGGWEGFVDFFRVEDLEGSIRNVLMAFAGVAGLGASLAYMIR; this is encoded by the exons ATGCTTCGGAAGCTGGAAATCAAGAAGGAGGAAGACCTGCAGTCCGTGGGGGAGGTGGCGGCCCTCGTTTTCAGCGACGGGGTGACGAACTGGGGGCGAGTCGTCACGCTCATCTCCTTCGGCGCCTTCGTCGCCAAGCACCTGAAGAGCATCAAGCAGGAGAAGTGCATCGGCCCCTTGGCGAGGATCATCACGGACGCGCTCGTCTCATCCAAGCGCGAGTGGCTGACGAGCCAGGGAGGCTGG gagGGCTTCGTCGACTTCTTCCGAGTGGAAGACCTGGAAGGCAGCATCAGGAACGTGCTGATGGCGTTCGCGGGAGTGGCTGGACTGGGAGCGAGCTTGGCCTACATGATCCGGTGA